In Torulaspora delbrueckii CBS 1146 chromosome 1, complete genome, one genomic interval encodes:
- the HXT11 gene encoding hexose transporter HXT11, which produces MTDNKILDEKAVVVDEVSSTSSSGIQAVFQTYQPDDVVLGEVKEIVGKYGLEEYEELLIRGALLANKPEIIENEEYTVEERKAIVRETTHPLLSLSPSMIMAAICTSCAAINFGMDESAVGGAQLQYQKQFNITDPNIQGLTVAAPYLAAAVFGAPLTVFLSSHIGRKWVVLISCFIAFAGSLIQGFANGLPAMLFARLFMGIGMGLNSSTVPIYTAECSPAVSRGAILMLWQTFIALGVALGSIFNRAFVQINGSLSWRLMIGSASVPPLITGFLIFFPPESPRWLISKGRTRESFDSLIKLRSCALSGAKDFYILYESLKFESELETKLTKWEQFTSLFTVPRNRFALIVSSIGILGQQYGGVNILVSYTTTILTRAGIDPVTAIAGSIGIGGGCFLATFISTQLIDRFGRRKMLLFTLPVEGICLFWLGGVINITNDQVRLGLGLAAMYVYVLFYGTGIGPVSFTLVAETPSITVRMAHSAVCMSLNWILDFCLSMTWPKMDATMTTSGGLYFYGAFNFVVWALSYFCIPETKRFTLEQLDEVFKAGVSPFFQKNLRRLIGKR; this is translated from the coding sequence ATGACCGATAACAAAATTCTTGACGAGAAAGcagttgttgttgatgagGTTTCCTCTACTTCATCTAGTGGCATTCAAGCCGTTTTTCAGACTTACCAACCTGACGACGTTGTCCTGGGAGAGGTTAAGGAAATAGTTGGAAAATATGGCTTGGAGGAATATGAGGAACTTCTAATCAGAGGGGCATTGTTAGCTAACAAACCtgaaattattgaaaatgaagagtATACCGTGGAAGAAAGGAAAGCAATTGTGAGAGAAACTACTCATCCGCTATTATCTCTGTCGCCCTCGATGATTATGGCAGCAATCTGTACCTCATGCGCAGCAATCAACTTTGGTATGGACGAGAGTGCAGTGGGAGGCGCCCAACTACAATATCAAAAACAATTTAATATTACCGACCCGAACATTCAAGGTTTAACGGTAGCCGCACCATATTTGGCAGCAGCAGTTTTTGGTGCACCTTTGACAGTTTTCCTAAGTAGTCACATAGGGAGAAAATGGGTTGTGCTCATCAGTTGCTTCATCGCTTTCGCAGGTTCATTGATCCAAGGTTTTGCAAATGGCCTTCCAGCTATGCTTTTCGCAAGATTGTTTATGGGTATCGGTATGGGGCTGAACTCTTCAACTGTGCCAATTTACACTGCAGAATGTTCACCAGCAGTTTCTCGTGGTGCGATTCTGATGCTTTGGCAGACTTTCATCGCCCTTGGCGTGGCACTTGGTTCCATTTTCAACAGAGCGTTCGTGCAGATTAATGGTTCATTATCGTGGAGATTAATGATTGGATCTGCTTCAGTCCCTCCACTCATTACAGGTTTTCTGATTTTTTTCCCACCAGAATCTCCCAGATGGTTAATTAGTAaaggaagaacaagagaatcTTTCGACtccttgatcaaattgagATCTTGTGCCTTGTCTGGTGCAAAGGATTTTTACATTCTTTACGAGTCTTTAAAGTTTGAATCTGAACTTGAGACTAAGCTCACAAAATGGGAGCAATTTACCTCTTTATTCACCGTTCCAAGAAATAGATTTGCCCTTATTGTTTCATCGATTGGTATCCTAGGCCAGCAATATGGTGGTGTGAACATTTTGGTATCATatacaacaacaattttgACAAGAGCTGGTATTGATCCTGTCACAGCTATTGCTGGTTCGATTGGTATTGGTGGTGGCTGTTTTCTAGCCACATTTATTTCAACACAACTGATTGATAGATTTGGTAGAAGAAAAATGCTTCTCTTCACACTTCCAGTCGAGGGTATCTGTTTATTTTGGTTAGGAGGTGTTATCAATATTACCAATGACCAAGTTCGCTTAGGTCTGGGATTGGCTGCCATGTACGTTTACGTTCTGTTTTATGGAACTGGTATTGGTCCGGTTAGTTTTACGTTGGTAGCTGAAACTCCATCCATTACAGTTAGAATGGCACACAGTGCTGTTTGCATGAGTCTAAATTGGATCTTGGACTTTTGCTTAAGTATGACCTGGCCAAAGATGGATGCCACAATGACTACCTCTGGTGGCCTCTACTTTTATGGGGCTTTCAACTTTGTTGTTTGGGCTCTTTCCTATTTCTGTATTCCAGAAACAAAGAGGTTCACGTTGGAACAGCTGGATgaagttttcaaagcagGTGTTAGTCCATTTTtccagaagaatttgagaaGGCTCATTGGGAAGCGCTAA
- the IMA2 gene encoding oligo-1,6-glucosidase IMA2, protein MLAIPGHPETLPTWWKEAIIYHIYPASFKDSNNDGWGDMNGVTSKLEYIKDLGGNAILLCPICDSPQDDMDYDIASYKKVWPTYGSNEDCFNLINKTHELNMKFIIDLIIHPHHCSSEHPWFKESRSSKNNAKRDWFFWRPPKGFDKEGEPIPPDDSKSFFSGSAWTFDEHTQEFYLHLFAETQPDLNWENEECRQAIYEDVISFWLDHGVDGFRIDAGGLHSETQDLPDVSNIISDSKWQPCVVYHSNGPRIHERHPEMNQLMNRLKDGREIVIVGEMAYSTDEDKRLLTSTGRNDMSHQFHFHHIHYGLDPSFRYNLAPTELKYWKLAIQESFKFINGNDAWSTIHMENHNQARSISRFCDDSPKYRAISGKLLQSIPETMTKTPMPWSHEEPNAGFCEPSVRPWLSLNESFRDGIDVENEIKDPQSVLHFWRKALKFRATHKELAVYGYDFEFVDFDNKKLFSFTKKYCHKTLFAALNFSSDEISFEIPNDNLTYSLAFGNYSEEKVDPSLRSLKPWEGRIYIHENFSLLDL, encoded by the coding sequence ATGTTAGCGATTCCCGGTCATCCGGAAACCCTTCCAACATGGTGGAAAGAAGCGATTATTTACCATATCTATCCGGCcagtttcaaagattcgAACAATGATGGCTGGGGTGATATGAATGGTGTAACTTCTAAACTAGAGTACATCAAAGATCTCGGCGGTAATGCCATCTTACTGTGTCCAATTTGCGACTCTCCACAGGATGATATGGATTATGATATAGCGAGTTACAAGAAAGTGTGGCCTACTTACGGTAGCAATGAGGACTGCTTTAACTTGATTAACAAGACTCACGAGCTAAATatgaaatttatcatcgatttgatcATCCACCCTCACCATTGCTCGAGTGAACATCCATGGTTCAAAGAGTCtcgatcttcaaagaataaTGCTAAACGTGATTGGTTTTTTTGGAGGCCACCAAAGGGGTTTGATAAAGAGGGCGAACCAATTCCACCGGACGACTCAAAATCATTCTTTAGCGGTTCCGCTTGGACTTTTGATGAGCACACTCAGGAATTTTACTTGCATTTATTTGCTGAGACCCAACCAGATTTGAATTGGGAGAATGAAGAGTGTAGACAGGCTATTTACGAAGATGTGATCAGTTTTTGGCTAGACCATGGTGTTGATGGTTTCAGAATTGATGCAGGTGGCCTTCACTCCGAGACCCAAGATCTACCAGATGTTTCTAACATAATCTCTGACTCAAAGTGGCAACCGTGTGTGGTTTATCATAGCAACGGACCAAGGATTCATGAGCGGCACCCAGAGATGAATCAGCTCATGAACAGACTTAAAGATGGTAGGGAAATTGTTATTGTTGGTGAAATGGCTTATTCCACTGATGAAGACAAGAGATTATTAACTAGTACTGGTAGAAACGATATGTCACACCaatttcattttcatcatatTCACTACGGACTGGATCCGTCGTTCCGTTACAATCTGGCTCCGACCGAATTGAAGTACTGGAAATTGGCTATCCAGGAAAGCTTtaaattcatcaatggtAATGACGCTTGGTCCACAATCCACATGGAAAACCACAACCAAGCTCGGTCCATCAGCAGGTTCTGTGATGACTCTCCAAAGTACCGTGCCATTAGCGGTAAGCTGCTGCAGTCAATTCCAGAGACCATGACGAAAACTCCAATGCCGTGGTCACACGAAGAACCAAATGCCGGCTTCTGCGAACCTAGTGTTAGGCCGTGGTTATCGTTGAACGAATCATTCAGAGACGGTATCGATGTCGAGAACGAGATTAAAGATCCCCAATCTGTCCTGCATTTCTGGAGAAAAGCTCTTAAGTTCAGAGCCACTCACAAAGAACTTGCAGTTTATGGATACGACTTTGAATTTGTCGACTTTGACAACAAAAAGCTATTTAGTTTCACTAAGAAGTATTGCCACAAGACCTTGTTTGCCGCTTTGAATTTCAGTTCTGATGAGATTTCTTTCGAAATTCCAAATGATAATTTAACTTACTCACTAGCCTTTGGCAACTATTCTGAAGAGAAGGTTGACCCATCCCTCAGATCTTTGAAGCCTTGGGAAGGGAGGATTTACATCCACGAAAACTTTTCTCTCTTGGATCTTTAG
- the TDEL0A00100 gene encoding uncharacterized protein, protein MLPSLLLCLLGVASAIPMNPNDDNGKTAVSILRRSTSDVSGITKMCPDLNFEWHAMNTNTMPYYMDLLSVVNVDGNVYELTIHVKGKEQIPLKYLWSLKIIGINGPPRVLNNFMVRTKIPIYIDNPTDFTTTSSNLWSNVITVMIVKLPCLPFQIPSMNTYKVMQHNILKVESGVQLLFDLMTGCNADNNGNSNADFPLWYWNNPKCSPSSTTSSSTSSAPSSSTSSVPTSSSSSTPVKPSSSTSSVPTSSSSSTPVKPSSSSSSTPVKPSSSTSSVPTSSSSSTPVKPSSSTSSAPKSFSVSSSHQPSTLPTRNTTSIYPTSSTQTSSVPCETSTYITTRNGYPVTETTTYTVPCETSTYITTRNGTPVTETTTYRAPRETTAYVTTNNGVPFTHETTEVVELPTTVGLESTSEGLAFTSSTTQGSVPIKRSMSVEASGSQGAIQSGVGSTINSLSIIEGAGHKLNAGITGLLFMASFLLL, encoded by the coding sequence ATGCTTCCCTCTCTGCTCCTGTGCCTTCTAGGAGTTGCCTCTGCAATTCCTATGAACCCcaatgatgacaatggCAAGACTGCTGTGAGCATCCTTCGCCGCTCAACTTCTGATGTGTCTGGAATCACTAAAATGTGTCCTGACCTGAACTTTGAATGGCATGCAATGAATACTAATACCATGCCTTATTATATGGATTTGTTATCTGTTGTTAATGTTGATGGTAACGTTTACGAGCTTACCATCCACGTCAAAGGAAAGGAACAAATTCCCTTGAAATATCTttggtctttgaaaattattGGTATCAATGGTCCACCAAGGGTACTAAACAACTTTATGGTAAGAACGAAAATACCTATATACATTGACAACCCAACAGATTTCACTACCACTAGTTCAAATTTATGGTCAAACGTAATAACGGTGATGATTGTAAAGTTGCCATGCCTCCCATTCCAAATACCCAGTATGAATACTTACAAGGTGATGCAGCACAATAttctcaaagttgaaagtgGGGTACAACTGCTTTTTGACTTGATGACTGGTTGTAACGCAGACAACAACGGCAATTCTAATGCTGACTTTCCGCTATGGTATTGGAATAATCCTAAGTGCTCTCCAAGCTCCACTACATCCAGCTCCACTTCTTCTGCGCCATCCAGCTCTACTTCTTCTGTACCAACCAGCTCAAGCTCAAGCACTCCTGTTAAGCCATCCAGCtccacttcttctgtcCCAACCAGCTCAAGCTCTAGCACTCCTGTGAAACCATCCAGCTCTAGCTCAAGCACTCCTGTGAAACCATCCAGCtccacttcttctgtcCCAACCAGCTCAAGCTCTAGCACTCCTGTTAAGCCATCCAGCTCTACTTCTTCTGCCCCAAAAAGCTTTTCGGTTTCATCAAGCCATCAGCCATCAACCTTGCCTACGAGAAACACTACTTCCATTTACCCAACTAGTTCAACTCAGACTTCTAGCGTCCCATGCGAGACCTCCACCTACATTACAACTAGGAATGGTTACCCAGTGACTGAGACTACCACTTACACTGTTCCATGTGAGACCTCCACCTACATTACAACTAGGAATGGTACCCCAGTGACTGAGACTACCACTTACAGAGCTCCGCGCGAGACCACCGCGTACGTCACTACAAATAATGGTGTACCTTTCACTCACGAAACCACTGAAGTCGTAGAACTTCCAACAACTGTAGGCCTTGAATCTACCAGCGAAGGTTTAGCATTTACCAGCTCAACTACTCAGGGTAGCGTGCCAATCAAAAGATCCATGAGCGTCGAAGCAAGTGGCAGTCAGGGTGCCATTCAAAGTGGTGTCGGAAGTACCATTAACTCATTATCAATTATCGAAGGTGCAGGCCACAAACTAAATGCTGGAATCACTGGTTTGTTGTTCATGGCTTCCTTTTTACTATTATGA
- the TDEL0A00140 gene encoding zinc-binding alcohol dehydrogenase family protein, which translates to MLKRSYADSYYLLGEGSQKSIEAAGIFKSRKLSEGEISLIKIPKVQKGLVVSTFERDLAFASDLPVKQHLKEYEILVQNKYVGLNHVDWKSKKYRFNIYSFPWINGRESSGIVIRRGSKVDTQKFPISAEVFLASTSYRDLETSTFQEYTVFDSRLVWKLPQYRLPNGRLHKRFDLEFAAGVGVGLVTAGSAISSLVDLSLRDQADHQKLGNIVIWGGSSSVGLYVIQLAKASKMFEKIVVVSASKHKEYLLELGASCIIDRHQSEEEILDDILSHCPEGIDFGIDVISKETATLLTKILQNNNENVKKLVCIVGVPQIATELFEKNSKSKFIIETVNIKRFHEDVAFGSWFVNYTSRLFETGQLKPITALKIFKSLDNFGEGIKSGLKELEERGASAEKFVVSL; encoded by the coding sequence ATGTTAAAAAGAAGTTACGCAGATTCTTACTACCTTCTAGGAGAGGGCTCGCAGAAAAGCATAGAGGCAGCAGGTATATTCAAATCCAGAAAACTTtctgaaggtgaaatttcattaattAAAATTCCAAAGGTTCAAAAAGGGTTGGTTGTCTCTACATTTGAGAGAGACTTAGCTTTTGCATCCGATTTACCTGTGAAGCagcatttgaaagaatacgAAATTCTGGTTCAGAATAAATATGTTGGCTTGAACCATGTCGACTGGAAGTCGAAAAAATATCGATTCAATATTTACTCATTTCCATGGATAAATGGTAGAGAATCCAGTGGAATAGTAATTCGAAGGGGGTCCAAAGTGGATACACAAAAGTTCCCAATATCAGCTGAAGTGTTCTTGGCAAGTACCTCTTACCGGGATCTGGAaacttcaacttttcaGGAATATACAGTATTCGATTCTAGGCTTGTGTGGAAGCTGCCTCAGTATAGACTTCCCAATGGCAGGTTACACAAGagatttgatcttgaatttgCTGCGGGGGTCGGTGTGGGTTTAGTAACAGCAGGCTCAGCAATTTCCAGTCTCGTTGATTTGTCCCTAAGAGACCAGGCAGATCATCAAAAGCTGGGAAACATTGTGATATGGGGTGGAAGTTCGTCTGTAGGTCTCTACGTCATACAGTTGGCAAAGGCATCTAAAATGTTCGAAAAAATAGTCGTCGTGTCCGCAAGCAAACACAAAGAATATCTCCTAGAGCTTGGAGCTAGCTGCATAATAGATCGCCATCAGtccgaagaagaaattcttgatgatatcTTATCACATTGTCCAGAGGGGATCGATTTTGGTATAGATGTGATAtccaaagaaacagctACATTATTAACTAAAATACTACAAAATAATAAcgaaaatgtcaaaaaGTTGGTATGTATCGTTGGTGTACCTCAGATTGCAACTGAgttatttgaaaaaaattccaaatccaaattcaTTATTGAGACAGTTAATATAAAGAGGTTTCATGAAGATGTTGCATTCGGTTCCTGGTTTGTAAATTATACCTCCagactctttgaaactgGACAATTAAAACCTATAACAGCtttgaaaatattcaaatcGTTGGATAATTTTGGAGAGGGTATAAAGAGTGGTTTGAAGGAACTAGAAGAAAGAGGTGCTagtgctgaaaaatttgtcGTAAGTTTGTAG
- the GRE2 gene encoding methylglyoxal reductase (NADPH-dependent) GRE2 produces MSTVLVSGANGFIAQHIINVLLKRGYLVIGTLRSEQKAMSLLKLFNHKNLKLEIVSDLAKPGVFDEVLLKYGKDLKYVIHTASPCHYESTDYEIDMLIPAVAGTQSILNSIKKYAPNSIQRVVYTSSFAAISNVKNAYNSSLTLNEESWNEDSWCDTLEDAKTAYYGSKVFAEKAAWRFWKDNQNSVNFSLTTINPCYVFGPQLFDESVSSTLNASCQLINEAVFSKAGDDVDQKFASLFIDVRDVAKAHVLALEKSNLACKRLILANDKFSTQDILDNINKNFPQLTGKIAKGVPAHGLKVCQYIATVDNSKSKNLLGFGFRSFESAVNDTVSQILRARTT; encoded by the coding sequence ATGTCTACTGTATTGGTGTCAGGTGCAAATGGATTTATCGCACAACATATTATCAAtgtgttgttgaagagaggATATCTCGTCATTGGGACTTTGCGAAGTGAACAGAAAGCTATGAGCTTATTAAAGCTGTTCAATCACAAGAACCTGAAACTCGAAATTGTATCAGATCTGGCAAAACCTGGTgtatttgatgaagttttacTAAAATATGGAAAAGATCTCAAATACGTGATCCATACGGCTTCACCCTGTCATTATGAAAGTACCGACTATGAAATTGATATGCTAATTCCAGCAGTGGCTGGGACCCAATCGATCTTGAACTCAATCAAAAAATATGCGCCAAATTCGATTCAACGTGTTGTGTACACTTCGTCTTTTGCGGCCATTTCAAATGTTAAAAATGCATACAATTCGTCTCTTACTCTGAATGAGGAGTCGTGGAATGAAGATTCTTGGTGTGATACATTAGAAGATGCCAAGACTGCGTACTACGGTTCGAAAGTGTTTGCAGAAAAAGCAGCCTGGCGTTTTTGGAAGGATAATCAAAATTCagtgaatttttcactgaCTACAATAAACCCATGTTACGTTTTTGGACCTCAACTTTTTGATGagtctgtttcttcaacgttGAATGCTTCCTGTCAACTGATCAACGAAGCAGTTTTCTCCAAAGCCGGAGATGATGTCGACCAGAAGTTTGCTAGTTTGTTCATCGATGTAAGAGACGTGGCGAAAGCCCATGTTTTGGCATTAGAGAAGTCAAATTTGGCGTGCAAGCGATTAATTTTGGCTAAtgacaaattttcaacTCAAGATATACTTGACAATATAAACAAGAATTTTCCTCAACTAACCGGTAAGATTGCCAAGGGCGTCCCAGCCCATGGTCTGAAAGTCTGTCAGTATATAGCTACTGTCGACAATTCCAAAAGTAAAAACCTTTTGGGCTTTGGGTTCAGGTCTTTTGAAAGCGCAGTCAATGACACCGTTTCGCAGATTTTGAGAGCTAGAACTACTTAA
- the TDEL0A00120 gene encoding uncharacterized protein, producing the protein MTQGDKFNIQSVAIIGSGAAGLTTLFELLNTKKEGSTALKYTNNGELDVPALENNDPAFTKLVAFEQTSRVGGIWAPSFDSPDIIPQEALDTEKYNDPFTLKPKTTLPQELGTGDYSQENPLYLKNKNAGFTWNNSGIYRHLYSNVPNRYLRNSFIPYEEKPQHEFSTENVLDPLITNSKVTNRLLQFAEKFHLVDHVRLNSEVVDIRKTSDGKQWKVTVKKTSKNDPNAQWYTEYFDAVIVSTGHYSVPYIPRIKGLSSWNKELPSSLFHSKSFRDPKIFKDKVCLFVGTGLSGIDILQYAFPVAKQVIVSRSVGKEEIYEWLTKAANSDGLIVKPRIKELKPSKQRKVIFEDDSIISGVDYIIFSTGYHWHYPFLNTEDTGVSIVGKNGASPDGSSMVKGLYRNTFSIKDPTLAFVGVTLTPFKWPSFELEAAAIAGTWTNNGAWPDKQDQVASVQIRVEQTGESILFHYYPVTHFAKYIEEVREFLPKGRDATTIFDADHIDDMYASMVAAERLFYQLKNGEIPIEDTVGQP; encoded by the coding sequence ATGACTCAAGGTGATAAATTTAACATCCAATCTGTAGCTATAATTGGTTCAGGTGCAGCGGGACTAACAACATTATTTGAATTATTGAATACCAAGAAGGAGGGATCAACTGCTCTGAAATATACGAATAATGGCGAATTAGATGTGCCTGCGCTGGAAAATAATGATCCTGCTTTCACTAAATTAGTCGCGTTTGAACAAACATCCAGAGTTGGAGGTATTTGGGCACCAAGTTTTGATTCGCCAGATATTATTCCTCAAGAAGCTTTGGACACTGAAAAGTACAACGATCCCTTTACCTTAAAGCCTAAAACGACTTTACCACAAGAACTTGGGACAGGCGACTATTCGCAGGAAAATCCTCTTTACTTAAAGAATAAGAATGCGGGATTTACTTGGAATAATAGCGGTATTTACAGGCATTTGTATTCTAATGTGCCTAACAGGTATCTGAGAAACTCTTTCATTCCCTATGAAGAGAAACCCCAGCATGAATTTAGCACTGAGAATGTTTTAGACCCTTTGATTACAAACAGTAAAGTCACCAATCGCTTACTTCAATTCGCagaaaaatttcacttgGTTGATCATGTTAGATTGAACTCAGAAGTTGTCGATATTCGTAAAACATCGGATGGAAAGCAGTGGAAAGTTACAGTGAAGAAAACTTCGAAAAATGACCCAAACGCTCAGTGGTACACAGAATATTTTGATGCAGTTATTGTATCTACCGGGCACTACTCGGTACCATATATTCCTCGCATAAAGGGCCTATCATCGTGGAATAAGGAGTTACCTTCCAGTTTGTTCCACTCGAAATCATTCAGAGATCCAAAAATCTTCAAGGACAAAGTGTGTCTCTTTGTGGGAACAGGCTTAAGTGGAATCGACATTTTGCAGTACGCTTTCCCTGTCGCCAAGCAAGTAATTGTTTCAAGATCAGTAGGTAAAGAGGAAATTTACGAGTGGTTGACTAAAGCAGCAAATTCTGATGGTTTAATTGTGAAGCCAAGAATTAAAGAGTTGAAACCATCTAAACAAAGAAAGGTTATTTTCGAAGATGACTCCATAATTTCGGGTGTTGATTATATCATTTTCTCAACCGGATATCATTGGCACTATCCATTTTTGAATACCGAAGATACTGGCGTGTCTATCGTAGGTAAGAACGGCGCTTCACCTGATGGATCATCAATGGTCAAAGGCCTTTATCGAAACACTTTCTCAATCAAAGACCCAACTTTGGCTTTTGTTGGCGTAACCTTGACACCATTTAAATGGCCATCATTTGAGTTGGAGGCAGCTGCAATTGCTGGAACATGGACAAACAACGGGGCTTGGCCCGATaaacaagatcaagttGCTTCTGTGCAGATAAGGGTTGAGCAAACAGGTGAAAGTATCCTGTTTCACTATTATCCTGTAActcattttgcaaaatacattgaagaagttagaGAGTTCCTGCCAAAAGGACGAGATGCGACTACGATTTTTGATGCTGATCATATTGACGACATGTATGCTTCGATGGTCGCTGCGGAAAGATTGTTTTATCAATTAAAAAATGGAGAAATACCCATCGAAGATACGGTAGGACAGCCTTGA
- the TDEL0A00130 gene encoding uncharacterized protein codes for MTADNGKRNSSEGNDGTFKRTKTEHHKKKELIINAFLMGSAGNQTIGNWRHPKDKSTELYQNPEYWTDLAKLLERGKFNTVFLADVLGPYDVYQGGKNFGPVAKTGAQWPISDPSYFIPLMAYVTSKLAFGITISTISEQPYHLARRLGTLDLITNGRVGWNIVTSYLDSASRNLLNGENLPGNKERYERAEEYVDVVLELFLSSWQDGAVKLDRENGVFTDPNGLRHINHVGAYFNVPGPAITPPSQQKLPVIIQAGTSSRGKELAARNAEIIFLASLTPEDLGKSIRDIKNIAETKYGRDVSKIKFIALVTVILGDTHEEAENKYLEYLQYSDEEGAKAMFSGWTGVDIDKFGDDEVLTNVEHVAIASAVKKWQNAYPRIEKWTKKAIVQEIKVGGSGPLIIGTAEEVADTIQQWVDISDIDGFNFAYTVLPQTYEEIVDKLLPELRKWGLARRDYPDGDGTSEILTFREQLFGQKTVDITHPAHDLNWTAEESRKEFENRLRNIESLEK; via the coding sequence ATGACAGCTGATAATGGCAAGAGAAATTCATCTGAGGGAAACGACGGTACTTTCAAAAGGACAAAAACAGAGCACCATAAAAAAAAGGAACTAATAATTAATGCGTTCTTGATGGGATCTGCCGGTAACCAGACAATTGGTAACTGGAGACATCCTAAGGATAAATCCACTGAGCTTTATCAAAACCCTGAATATTGGACTGATTTGGCCAAACTATTAGAGAGAGGTAAATTCAACACAGTTTTTCTTGCAGACGTACTAGGCCCATACGATGTTTATCAGGGTGGAAAAAACTTTGGACCAGTTGCAAAGACAGGCGCCCAGTGGCCTATTTCAGATCCTAGTTACTTCATTCCATTGATGGCTTATGTGACGTCAAAACTGGCATTCGGTATAACGATCTCAACAATAAGCGAACAGCCCTATCATTTAGCTAGAAGATTGGGAACTTTGGATCTCATCACCAATGGACGTGTTGGCTGGAACATTGTTACTTCTTACTTGGACAGTGCATCTAGGAACTTGCTAAATGGAGAGAATTTACCTGGAAACAAAGAGCGTTATGAGCGAGCAGAGGAATACGTGGACGTTGTCTTAGAATTGTTCCTGAGTTCTTGGCAGGATGGTGCTGTGAAATTGGACAGAGAAAACGGTGTCTTCACTGATCCAAACGGACTAAGACATATTAATCACGTAGGTGCATATTTTAACGTGCCAGGTCCCGCAATTACTCCACCAAGTCAACAAAAACTTCCAGTCATCATACAGGCAGGAACCTCTTCTCGTGGCAAGGAATTGGCTGCGAGAAATGCTGAGatcattttcttggcatcGCTAACTCCAGAGGATCTAGGAAAATCCATCAGAGATATCAAAAATATTGCAGAGACCAAGTATGGAAGAGATGTTTCAAAAATAAAGTTTATCGCGTTGGTCACAGTTATCCTCGGTGACACCCATGAGGAAGCGGAGAATAAATATTTGGAATATCTGCAATattctgatgaagaaggtgcaAAGGCAATGTTTTCCGGCTGGACTGGGGTTGacattgataaatttggaGACGATGAAGTCCTGACAAACGTTGAGCACGTTGCAATTGCCTCTGCAGTGAAAAAATGGCAAAATGCCTACccaagaattgaaaaatggacCAAAAAGGCCATtgttcaagagattaaagTGGGTGGTAGCGGTCCTCTTATTATTGGTACCGCTGAAGAGGTGGCAGATACTATACAGCAGTGGGTTGATATATCAGATATTGATGGTTTTAACTTCGCCTACACTGTTCTACCACAGACGTATGAAGAAATCGTTGATAAGCTTCTTCCTGAGTTGAGGAAGTGGGGCCTCGCAAGAAGAGACTATCCCGATGGCGATGGAACAAGTGAAATTTTGACTTTCAGAGAGCAACTTTTTGGACAGAAAACCGTAGATATTACTCACCCAGCCCACGACTTGAACTGGACAGCTGAAGAATCCagaaaagaatttgaaaacCGTTTGAGAAACATCGAATCTTTAGAAAAATAA